One segment of Falco rusticolus isolate bFalRus1 chromosome 3, bFalRus1.pri, whole genome shotgun sequence DNA contains the following:
- the LOC119145397 gene encoding atherin-like, with the protein MGAGPASDPAVSDGGRRLTCQGGYAGDPPGAPLPGAPSGRWLCTALRRGRGPSRFPAVPHPGPGRSSFPCASAPLGRWAFLPPGTLQPSGHPMPQGRACSAGDGRSRRAAARTRCRRQHQGQRRQRPTPGPGPAPPLLCSAGRNKGFRRRRRGDPAAPLPAPALPAHPAAAAPPPPPPPPQPRLRCPGRACTCPRARCAAAAALPRAQAAPRIRSAAAPRSALASCRLAPRPAARPRAQSPHAAPLPPRRTAALRHRSAPLSRAVPQRCPPAPPAQPPHAALRHCPLRPPVSPPPRTKAAQGSAGPRHRRCSAAPCAPLRCPGAHIPRLPEEPRKRRSH; encoded by the coding sequence ATGGGAGCGGGACCTGCTTCAGACCCAGCTGTCTCGGATGGGGGGCGGAGGCTGACTTGCCAGGGGGGATACGCTGGGGACCCTCCCGGGGCGCCGCTCCCGGGGGCGCCGTCGGGGCGGTGGCTGTGCACCGCGCTCCGGCGGGGGCGCGGCCCGAGCCGCTTCCCTGCCGTCCCGCACCCCGGCCCTGGCCGCAGCTCGTTCCCCTGCGCTTCAGCCCCGTTGGGACGCTGGGCTTTTCTTCCGCCGGGGACGCTCCAGCCGAGCGGCCACCCGATGCCGCAGGGACGTGCCTGCTCGGCCGGGGACGGGCGGTCCCGGCGGGCCGCGGCGAGAACCCGGTGCCGCCGCCAGCACCAGGGACAGCGCCGGCAGCGGCCGacgcccggccccggcccggccccgccgctcctTTGTTCCGCGGGGCGGAACAAAGGCTTCCGCCGCCGACGGCGCGGGGACCCGgccgctcccctccccgcccccgcgctccccgctcaccccgccgccgcggccccgccaccgccgccgcctccACCGCAGCCGCGTCTCCGGTGCCCCGGCCGCGCATGCACCTGCCCCCGCGCACGCtgcgctgccgccgctgccctCCCCCGCGCGCAAGCTGCCCCGCGCATCCGCtccgctgccgccccccgctCCGCGCTCGCGAGCTGCCGCCTTGCGCCTCGCCctgccgcccggccccgcgcacAAAGCCCGCACGCCGCTCCGCTGCCTCCCCGCCGCACCGCTGCCCTCCGGCACCGCTCTGCGCCGCTCTCCCGCGCCgtgccccagcgctgcccccccgcgccccccgcgcaACCTCCGCACGCCGCTCTGCGGCATTGCCCCCTCCGTCCCCCGGTATCACCCCCGCCGCGCACCAAAGCTGCGCAGGGCTCCGCCGGCCCGCGGCACAGACGCTGCTCCGCTGCCCCCTGCGCGCCGCTCCGCTGCCCCGGGGCCCACATTCCTCGGCTTCCAGAGGAGCCCCGCAAGAGGAGGAGCCATTAG